From a region of the Oryzias melastigma strain HK-1 linkage group LG4, ASM292280v2, whole genome shotgun sequence genome:
- the odf3l2b gene encoding outer dense fiber protein 3-like protein 2b: MEKKYPPIAGKERGPGPGRYGLPPTIGFIGHDFTKSTSPAYSFHGSLSKKMYHVDSSPGPRYHVNAKLTRFGKDGTPSYSMLGRRKPQKELCRTPGPGAYSPEKAPPCGLQRTPPSYTMGSRTQYRGVDQVPAPNKYSLPPLLGPHVPNKPASANYSMSGSYSAGGASVDLARTPGPCGYNCTAPSVYLPRQPAFSILGRHGLPRDGAEKPGPGAYNPERVTVHKARAPAYSMGIRHSEFVTPLVVGVSD; the protein is encoded by the exons GACCAGGACCCGGCCGATACGGACTCCCTCCCACCATCGGGTTTATCGGCCACGACTTCACCAAATCCACCAGCCCTGCTTACTCCTTCCACGGCAGTTTGAGCAAAAAGA tgtACCATGTTGACTCCAGTCCAGGACCGCGGTATCACGTCAACGCCAAACTGACCCGTTTTGGGAAGGACGGCACGCCTTCATATTCCATGTTGGGCAGAAGGAAACCTCAGA AAGAGCTGTGCCGCACTCCTGGACCTGGTGCCTACAGTCCAGAGAAGGCGCCGCCATGCGGCCTCCAGCGCACGCCGCCGTCCTACACCATGGGCTCCCGGACGCAGTACCGCGGCGTGGACCAGGTCCCTGCTCCAAACAAATACTCGCTCCCTCCTCTGCTGGGCCCCCACGTCCCGAACAAACCAGCCAGCGCAAACTACTCCATGTCCGGCAGCTACAGCGCAGGAGGCGCGTCCGTGGATCTGGCCAGGACGCCGGGGCCGTGCGGGTACAACTGCACCGCCCCCAGCGTCTACCTGCCCCGCCAGCCCGCCTTCTCCATCCTGGGGCGCCACGGCTTACCCAGGGACGGCGCCGAGAAACCCGGACCGGGAGCGTACAACCCAGAGAGGGTCACGGTGCACAAAGCCCGCGCCCCCGCCTACTCCATGGGGATCCGGCACTCGGAGTTCGTCACGCCGCTGGTGGTCGGCGTCTCCGACTGA